The following are from one region of the Noviherbaspirillum sedimenti genome:
- the wrbA gene encoding NAD(P)H:quinone oxidoreductase — translation MSVKIQIIFYSSYGHIYQMAEGMAAGAREVEGAEVRLLQVPELVPDEVLEKSGAKAARQAFAHIPVATVEQLPEADAIIFGTPTRFGNMCAQMRNFLDQTGSLWMNGSLVGKVGSVFSSTATQHGGQETTLTSFHTTLLHQGMIIVGLPYSETRQMTMSEISGGSPYGASTITSGDGSRMPSENELAMARFQGRHVAEIAKKQAQK, via the coding sequence ATGTCTGTCAAGATACAAATTATTTTCTACAGTTCCTATGGGCACATCTACCAGATGGCTGAAGGAATGGCGGCAGGCGCGCGCGAGGTCGAGGGCGCCGAAGTAAGGCTTTTGCAAGTGCCGGAACTGGTGCCCGACGAGGTTCTGGAAAAATCCGGCGCCAAGGCAGCACGCCAGGCCTTTGCGCACATCCCGGTGGCCACGGTGGAGCAATTGCCCGAGGCGGACGCCATCATCTTCGGCACGCCTACGCGCTTTGGCAACATGTGCGCGCAAATGCGCAACTTCCTCGACCAGACCGGCAGCCTGTGGATGAATGGTTCACTGGTGGGCAAGGTCGGCAGCGTCTTCAGCAGCACCGCGACCCAGCACGGCGGCCAGGAAACCACCCTGACCAGTTTCCATACCACCCTGCTGCACCAGGGCATGATCATCGTCGGCTTGCCCTATTCCGAGACGCGGCAAATGACCATGAGCGAGATTTCCGGCGGCAGCCCCTATGGCGCGTCTACCATCACTTCCGGCGACGGTTCGCGCATGCCAAGCGAAAATGAACTGGCGATGGCGCGCTTCCAGGGGCGCCATGTTGCGGAGATCGCCAAAAAACAGGCACAGAAATAA
- a CDS encoding DoxX family protein, protein MDKGLEIAARLLMSLIFIIAGWGKLTGYSGTQGYFTSIGLPAILVPLVILIELGGGLALLFGLKTRWVAAILALFSIGSAFIAHTNFAEPGQMNNFLKNLAMAGGFLLFVKYGAGAPSIDDKIAK, encoded by the coding sequence ATGGACAAGGGACTGGAAATCGCAGCACGGTTGTTGATGTCGCTCATTTTTATCATTGCGGGCTGGGGCAAGCTCACCGGCTATAGCGGCACCCAAGGGTATTTCACATCGATTGGCTTGCCCGCCATATTGGTGCCGCTGGTCATCCTGATCGAACTCGGCGGCGGACTGGCCCTGCTGTTCGGTCTCAAGACACGCTGGGTCGCCGCCATCCTCGCCTTGTTCAGCATCGGTTCTGCATTTATTGCCCACACCAATTTTGCCGAGCCTGGCCAGATGAATAATTTCCTGAAAAATCTGGCGATGGCAGGTGGCTTCCTGTTATTTGTCAAATATGGCGCTGGCGCGCCCAGCATCGACGACAAGATTGCAAAGTAA
- a CDS encoding cation:proton antiporter yields the protein MLETLSIPYELAWPFAIAIGWVAGEFGHRWTGLPRISLYGLVGFLLANTQIGFLPKAADSNMLVLADVAFGLILFELGYRINLHWLKVNPWIGASSVAEALGTFAVVYYIATWYGAPTMTALLLASLAMSTSPAGILRVINEQSSSGQVTERALHLSALNSVMAVFAFKVIIGYWLFQSSGSILKAGWNSLVELILSALLGALFGVLIPALRRRLGNVGSDATVGFAIGVILLVALSHALHFSPILSTLTFGLVARHRRETLSQTQRNFGVLGDLLVIPLFIFVATTLEWQQALAGIGLGLLLIVARILAKIVGVTLFSRVSGISWRKGLLTGLALSPASVFAILMLEQTRFLQIDLISHLAPLAAMVLVMEVIGPILTQRALIWARETSSEEN from the coding sequence ATGCTCGAAACCCTGTCGATCCCGTATGAACTGGCCTGGCCGTTTGCCATCGCCATTGGCTGGGTGGCCGGTGAATTCGGCCACCGCTGGACCGGCTTGCCGCGCATTAGCCTGTATGGCCTGGTCGGCTTCCTGCTCGCGAATACACAAATCGGCTTCCTGCCGAAAGCGGCCGACAGCAACATGCTGGTGCTGGCCGATGTCGCATTCGGCCTGATCCTGTTCGAGCTTGGTTATCGGATCAACCTGCACTGGCTGAAAGTCAATCCCTGGATTGGCGCCTCCAGCGTGGCCGAGGCGCTTGGGACCTTTGCGGTGGTCTATTACATTGCAACCTGGTATGGTGCACCGACCATGACCGCGCTGCTGCTGGCGTCCTTGGCGATGTCCACCTCGCCGGCGGGGATCCTGCGCGTGATCAACGAGCAATCGAGTTCGGGCCAGGTGACCGAGCGCGCACTGCACCTGTCGGCGCTGAATTCGGTGATGGCAGTGTTCGCCTTCAAGGTCATCATCGGCTACTGGCTGTTCCAGAGTTCCGGCAGCATTCTCAAGGCCGGCTGGAACAGTCTGGTGGAACTGATCCTGTCAGCCCTGCTGGGCGCGCTGTTCGGCGTGCTGATCCCGGCACTGCGGCGCCGGCTCGGCAATGTCGGCAGCGATGCGACGGTCGGCTTCGCCATTGGCGTGATCCTGCTGGTGGCGCTGTCGCATGCGCTGCATTTCTCGCCCATCCTGAGCACCCTGACCTTTGGCCTGGTGGCGCGCCATCGACGCGAAACCCTGAGCCAGACCCAGCGCAATTTCGGTGTGCTGGGCGACCTGCTGGTGATTCCGCTATTCATCTTCGTCGCCACCACGCTGGAGTGGCAGCAAGCCCTGGCCGGTATCGGCCTGGGCTTGCTGCTCATCGTTGCCCGCATCCTGGCCAAGATCGTCGGCGTGACGCTGTTTTCCCGCGTCAGCGGCATTTCCTGGCGCAAGGGCTTGCTGACCGGCCTGGCCTTGAGCCCGGCGTCGGTATTCGCGATCCTGATGCTGGAACAGACCCGATTCCTGCAGATCGACCTGATAAGCCACCTGGCGCCACTGGCGGCCATGGTGCTGGTGATGGAAGTGATCGGCCCGATCCTCACGCAGCGCGCACTGATCTGGGCCCGCGAAACTTCAAGCGAGGAGAACTGA
- a CDS encoding YbdK family carboxylate-amine ligase, with translation MPLEPFNTSRPLTMGVELELQLVSLSDFDLVAASPDMLDLLSRKPFPGNVTPEITESMIEINSGVHADFPGLLDELQRIRDTLVHAADQLNIGVCGGGTHPFQQWSERRIFSKPRFKEVSALYGYLAKQFTVFGQHVHIGCASGDDAIYLLHALNRYVPHFIALSASSPFFQGRDTLFSSARLNSVSAFPLSGRAPFLHSWDEFEHDYFARMEHTGVVKSMKDFYWDIRPKPEFGTIELRVCDTPLSVERAAALACYLQALCRHLLQREEPAPAEDDYLVYNYNRFQACRFGLDGTIVHPKTHETLSLREDILTTLRRMEPHATELGSLAAFEHLYQASHEGNDATYLREQYIATGSAEGMVDSAIQRFRQGCA, from the coding sequence ATGCCGCTGGAACCCTTCAACACATCCCGGCCGCTGACCATGGGCGTCGAGCTGGAATTGCAGCTGGTGAGCCTTTCCGACTTCGACCTGGTGGCGGCCAGCCCCGACATGCTGGACCTGTTGTCGCGCAAGCCCTTCCCTGGCAACGTGACCCCGGAAATCACCGAGAGCATGATCGAAATAAACAGCGGCGTGCATGCGGATTTCCCCGGCCTGCTGGATGAGTTGCAACGCATCCGCGATACCCTGGTGCATGCCGCCGACCAGCTGAACATCGGCGTGTGCGGCGGCGGCACTCATCCATTCCAGCAATGGTCGGAACGCCGGATATTTTCCAAGCCGCGCTTCAAGGAAGTCTCGGCGCTGTATGGTTACCTGGCCAAGCAATTCACGGTGTTCGGCCAGCACGTGCACATCGGCTGCGCTTCCGGCGACGATGCCATCTACCTGCTGCATGCCCTGAACCGTTATGTGCCGCACTTCATCGCCCTGTCGGCCTCCTCGCCGTTTTTTCAGGGGCGCGATACCCTGTTCAGTTCGGCGCGACTGAATTCGGTCTCGGCTTTTCCCTTGAGCGGACGAGCGCCGTTTTTGCACAGCTGGGACGAGTTTGAACACGATTACTTCGCCCGCATGGAACATACCGGCGTGGTCAAGAGCATGAAGGATTTTTACTGGGACATCCGCCCCAAGCCGGAATTCGGCACCATCGAACTGCGCGTCTGCGATACGCCCCTGAGCGTCGAGCGGGCGGCGGCGCTGGCCTGCTATCTGCAGGCATTGTGCCGCCATTTGCTGCAACGCGAAGAGCCGGCGCCCGCCGAGGATGATTACCTGGTCTATAACTACAACCGCTTCCAGGCTTGCCGGTTCGGCCTGGATGGCACCATTGTGCATCCGAAAACCCATGAAACGCTCTCCTTGCGCGAAGATATCCTGACCACCCTGCGCCGCATGGAACCGCACGCCACCGAACTGGGCAGCCTGGCGGCGTTCGAGCACCTGTACCAGGCCAGCCATGAGGGCAATGACGCCACTTACCTGCGCGAGCAATATATCGCCACCGGCAGCGCCGAAGGCATGGTGGATTCGGCGATCCAGCGCTTCCGGCAAGGATGCGCCTAG
- a CDS encoding sensor domain-containing diguanylate cyclase, translating into MPFLAPERTYQIINGIINAERLDDLLDLLCAEIVALGVADGYLVNMRDASGGYLSCLKIRYPAEYQNLEQSYLGYKIPLDNGQLNARAMATRELVRVNPGNANSEEQNILLYWKIQEMTGMPLCAPGAPAGAPIGVLVLLKQGPAIPDEDFAKVQELLGLFLASLSRWLHFSHLEQLHDEATAAVAENQRLLQFLDDMTSLTSLDKIYELFAAELIRQLPFDLASFYLVEDDHLHFRKAIAARPQLESLRQEWEHHLLQTPYPLDPTASGLVYVMLRDEAMVFPDFQEIRHLPLAGYDKKSLAILRTPRTLFISPIRHHKKPIGIFALYSLEHTVELSNADLDLLGDLSSFLGTAITNSKLYATSQEQVLEIRHLNAMLEEKVEALAKQASTDQLTGLFNFRTFEDELVRRLHETARAGDHEPLALLLIDIDHFKRFNDTNGHAAGNDILAAVAQEIGRHTRQSDKACRYGGEEFVLILPKCGLEGAIQLAERIRDSIECQAFATCAGQRSVTVSAGCTIYRPGDDRQALFNRADQALYQAKERGRNRVCSL; encoded by the coding sequence ATGCCCTTTCTGGCGCCAGAACGGACATATCAAATCATTAACGGCATCATCAATGCCGAACGTCTGGACGACTTGCTCGATTTGCTGTGCGCAGAAATCGTCGCACTGGGCGTGGCGGATGGCTATCTTGTGAATATGCGGGATGCCTCCGGGGGGTATCTCAGTTGCCTGAAAATCCGCTACCCCGCCGAATACCAGAACCTCGAGCAATCCTACCTCGGCTACAAGATCCCGCTGGATAACGGCCAGTTGAATGCGCGCGCCATGGCAACGCGCGAGCTCGTGCGCGTCAATCCCGGCAACGCCAACAGCGAGGAACAAAACATCCTGCTCTACTGGAAAATCCAGGAAATGACCGGGATGCCGCTGTGCGCACCCGGCGCGCCCGCGGGCGCGCCGATCGGTGTACTGGTCCTGCTCAAGCAAGGCCCGGCCATTCCCGATGAAGATTTCGCCAAGGTGCAGGAACTCCTGGGCCTGTTCCTTGCTAGCCTGTCGCGCTGGCTGCACTTTTCGCATCTGGAACAGCTGCACGATGAAGCGACCGCCGCGGTGGCGGAAAACCAGCGCTTGCTGCAGTTTCTGGACGATATGACCAGTCTGACTTCGCTCGACAAGATTTATGAATTGTTCGCCGCCGAACTGATTCGTCAGCTGCCATTCGACCTTGCCAGTTTTTACCTGGTCGAAGATGATCACCTGCATTTCCGCAAGGCGATCGCGGCCAGGCCGCAATTGGAATCACTCCGCCAGGAATGGGAGCACCATCTGCTGCAGACGCCCTATCCGCTCGACCCCACCGCCAGCGGCCTGGTTTACGTAATGCTGCGGGATGAAGCCATGGTGTTCCCGGACTTTCAGGAAATTCGCCACCTGCCGCTGGCCGGCTACGACAAGAAAAGCCTGGCCATTCTGCGCACGCCGCGCACTCTCTTCATTTCGCCGATCCGCCATCACAAGAAACCGATTGGCATCTTTGCCCTGTACAGTCTGGAACACACGGTCGAGCTTTCCAATGCCGATCTGGATTTGCTCGGCGATCTCTCGTCCTTCCTCGGCACGGCCATCACCAACAGCAAACTGTATGCGACCAGCCAGGAGCAGGTCCTGGAAATCCGCCATTTGAATGCAATGCTGGAAGAGAAGGTGGAGGCACTGGCAAAGCAGGCCTCCACCGACCAGCTCACGGGCCTGTTCAATTTCCGCACATTCGAAGATGAGTTGGTCCGGCGCCTGCACGAAACCGCACGCGCTGGCGACCATGAGCCGCTGGCGCTGCTGCTGATCGACATCGACCATTTCAAGCGCTTCAACGACACCAACGGCCATGCCGCGGGCAACGACATACTGGCCGCGGTGGCGCAAGAAATCGGCAGGCATACGCGCCAATCCGACAAGGCTTGCCGCTATGGCGGCGAAGAATTCGTCCTGATCCTGCCAAAATGCGGGCTGGAAGGCGCCATTCAGCTGGCCGAACGCATCCGCGACAGCATTGAATGCCAGGCATTCGCAACGTGCGCCGGCCAGCGCTCGGTCACCGTCAGCGCCGGCTGCACCATATACCGCCCGGGTGACGACCGCCAAGCCCTGTTCAACCGCGCCGACCAGGCCTTGTATCAGGCCAAGGAACGCGGCCGCAATCGCGTGTGCAGCCTCTGA
- a CDS encoding dienelactone hydrolase family protein, whose protein sequence is MLRLPAAPRPTARRLMLLLALAALPAIALWTNDCVAQRAAPLDPGLNEAVVMIPVQSRPASWSGKQEKSSGADVAAATGKAPATAQAHGWNGALETTIFMPPGEGPFPLLILNHGKSLGDPRAQERTRFLAISREFVKRGYVVVIPMRTGFSRSSGEYLEQHCDMTANGQIQADDLHDVLAYAVRQPWADPDRILVGGQSYGGLTAMAFATHDFPGVKGVLNFAGGLRTEGCRWKASLVRAFGTYGGQTRIPSLWFYGENDSYFNHELASKMHQAYTHAGGKATLVKFGAFKNDAHAMSGSRDGVRIWWPETEKFLRRIGMPAEEIFNIAEPAPPASSDFAAIADATAVPHLQEQGREQYRKFLTRSQPRAFALSPSGAWSWVEDGDDPAERALANCQKNSAAPCKLYAIDDKVVWSDKT, encoded by the coding sequence ATGCTTCGATTGCCTGCCGCTCCCCGTCCTACCGCACGCCGCCTGATGTTGCTTCTGGCACTCGCCGCCCTTCCCGCCATTGCCCTGTGGACCAATGATTGCGTGGCGCAGAGGGCCGCGCCGCTCGACCCGGGCTTGAATGAAGCCGTGGTCATGATCCCGGTGCAGTCCCGACCCGCCTCATGGAGCGGCAAGCAAGAAAAATCGAGCGGCGCCGATGTCGCCGCTGCGACGGGCAAGGCCCCTGCGACGGCGCAAGCGCACGGCTGGAATGGCGCACTGGAAACCACGATATTCATGCCGCCCGGCGAAGGCCCTTTTCCCCTGCTGATACTCAACCACGGCAAGTCCCTGGGCGATCCGCGGGCGCAGGAACGCACACGCTTTCTCGCCATCAGCCGCGAATTCGTCAAGCGCGGCTACGTCGTGGTGATCCCGATGCGCACCGGATTTTCCAGGTCCAGCGGCGAATATCTCGAACAGCATTGCGATATGACCGCCAACGGTCAGATCCAGGCCGATGACTTGCACGATGTGCTGGCCTATGCAGTGCGGCAGCCGTGGGCCGATCCGGACCGCATCCTGGTCGGCGGACAGTCATACGGCGGCCTGACGGCAATGGCTTTTGCCACGCACGATTTTCCGGGCGTCAAAGGCGTGCTCAATTTCGCCGGCGGCTTGCGCACCGAAGGCTGTCGATGGAAAGCATCGCTGGTGCGTGCCTTCGGCACCTACGGCGGCCAGACCCGTATCCCCAGCCTCTGGTTCTATGGCGAAAACGACAGCTACTTCAACCACGAACTGGCCAGCAAGATGCACCAGGCATATACCCATGCCGGCGGCAAGGCGACCCTGGTCAAATTCGGCGCCTTCAAGAACGATGCGCATGCCATGAGCGGCAGCCGCGATGGCGTGCGCATCTGGTGGCCGGAAACCGAGAAATTCCTGCGCCGGATCGGTATGCCCGCCGAGGAAATTTTCAACATCGCAGAACCGGCCCCGCCCGCGAGCAGCGATTTTGCCGCGATTGCCGATGCTACTGCCGTGCCGCACCTGCAAGAGCAGGGGCGCGAGCAATATCGCAAATTCCTGACCAGATCCCAGCCGCGCGCCTTTGCCCTGTCGCCCAGCGGCGCCTGGAGCTGGGTCGAAGATGGCGACGACCCGGCCGAACGCGCCCTGGCCAATTGCCAGAAAAACAGCGCCGCGCCGTGCAAGCTGTATGCCATCGACGACAAGGTGGTATGGTCCGACAAGACCTGA
- the pcaC gene encoding 4-carboxymuconolactone decarboxylase: MDEQYEDGLQVRKQVMGDAFVEKAFANVDDFTKPLQDYITRNAWGTVWCREGLDLKTRSLVTLSMLTALGRSHELKGHVRGALNNGASVDEIREVLLHATVYCGVPLAVEAFRAAHEVLKEAGKV, from the coding sequence ATGGACGAGCAATACGAGGATGGCTTACAGGTGCGCAAGCAAGTGATGGGCGATGCTTTTGTCGAAAAGGCCTTTGCCAATGTCGATGACTTCACCAAACCCTTGCAGGATTACATCACCCGCAATGCCTGGGGCACGGTATGGTGCCGCGAAGGGCTGGATTTGAAGACCCGCAGTTTGGTTACCTTGTCGATGCTGACGGCGCTGGGCCGCTCGCATGAATTGAAGGGCCATGTGCGTGGCGCCCTGAACAATGGCGCCAGCGTCGATGAAATTCGTGAAGTGTTGCTGCATGCCACCGTGTATTGCGGCGTGCCGCTGGCGGTGGAAGCCTTCCGCGCTGCGCACGAAGTACTGAAAGAAGCGGGCAAGGTCTGA
- a CDS encoding YgiQ family radical SAM protein — MSRKEMDALGWDACDIILVTGDAYIDHPSFGMALVGRLLEAQGFRVGIISQPDWHSAEPFRALGKPRLYFGITAGNMDSMVNRYTSDRKIRSDDAYTPNGEPNKRPDRAATVYAQRAREAYPDTNIVLGSIEASLRRIAHYDYWSDKVRRSVLPDTKADILIYGNAERALLDLTHRLAAGEPIKNIRDLRGTAFMVPAGWKPADDWSEVNSTRIDTPGKIEQHTDPYAMTPAGEENCATGKNPQAEPQAEAQSEAQFRPIKIMTREERQAALKEQRDKSVVRLPSYEQVKDDPVMYAHASRVFHIESNPGNARALVQAHGERDVWLNPPPLPLAMEDMDYVFDMAYARAPHPSYGKAKIPAWDMIRFSVNIMRGCFGGCTFCSITEHEGRIIQSRSEPSILREIENIRDKTKGFTGTISDLGGPTANMYRLACKDKKIEESCKRLSCVYPTICSNLNTDHSKLIQLYRKARAIPGVKKILISSGLRYDLAVRSPEYVKELVTHHVGGLLKIAPEHSEDGPLSKMMKPGMGAYHRFKELFEKYSKEAGKEQYLIPYFIAAHPGTTDEDMLNLALWLKKNDFRLDQVQTFLPTPMALATTMYHTRKNPLHKVTGDSEAVETPRLGKVRKLHKAFLRYHDPENWPILREALQKMGRSDLIGSGDRCLVPRNTAPSTALSAIEKRKESPAPARVAKQFGLPRPRDGAAIARTPAGGRLQRKGAGQATATAATGRSDRSGKPARSGRK; from the coding sequence ATGTCGCGCAAGGAAATGGATGCGCTCGGCTGGGATGCCTGCGACATCATCCTGGTGACGGGCGATGCCTATATCGACCACCCCAGCTTCGGCATGGCGCTGGTCGGGCGCCTGCTGGAAGCACAGGGCTTCCGGGTCGGCATCATCAGCCAGCCCGACTGGCACTCGGCGGAACCCTTCCGCGCACTGGGCAAGCCGCGCCTGTATTTCGGCATCACCGCCGGCAACATGGATTCGATGGTCAACCGCTACACGTCCGACCGCAAGATCCGCTCCGACGATGCCTACACACCCAATGGCGAACCCAACAAGCGCCCCGACCGCGCCGCCACGGTGTATGCACAGCGCGCGCGCGAAGCCTACCCGGACACCAATATCGTCCTCGGCAGCATCGAGGCCAGCCTGCGCCGCATTGCCCATTACGATTACTGGTCGGACAAGGTACGCCGCTCGGTGCTGCCGGATACCAAGGCCGACATCCTCATCTATGGCAATGCCGAACGCGCCCTGCTCGACCTCACCCACCGCCTAGCGGCGGGCGAGCCGATCAAGAACATCCGCGACCTGCGCGGCACCGCCTTCATGGTGCCGGCCGGCTGGAAGCCGGCCGACGACTGGAGCGAGGTGAACTCGACCCGCATCGACACGCCGGGCAAGATCGAGCAACACACCGACCCGTACGCGATGACACCGGCCGGGGAAGAGAACTGCGCGACCGGCAAGAATCCGCAAGCCGAGCCGCAAGCCGAAGCGCAATCCGAGGCGCAATTCAGGCCGATCAAGATCATGACGCGCGAAGAGCGCCAGGCGGCATTGAAGGAACAGCGCGACAAGAGCGTGGTGCGCCTGCCCTCCTACGAACAGGTCAAGGACGACCCGGTCATGTACGCACATGCCTCACGCGTGTTCCACATCGAATCCAACCCCGGCAATGCACGTGCGCTGGTGCAGGCGCATGGCGAGCGTGACGTCTGGCTCAATCCGCCGCCGCTGCCGCTGGCGATGGAAGACATGGATTACGTCTTCGACATGGCCTATGCGCGGGCGCCGCACCCGTCCTACGGCAAGGCAAAAATTCCCGCCTGGGACATGATCCGCTTCTCGGTCAACATCATGCGCGGCTGCTTCGGCGGCTGCACCTTCTGCTCGATCACCGAACACGAAGGCCGCATCATCCAGAGCCGCTCGGAACCGTCGATCCTGCGCGAGATCGAGAATATCCGCGACAAGACCAAGGGCTTCACCGGCACCATCTCGGACCTCGGCGGGCCGACTGCCAACATGTACCGCCTGGCCTGCAAGGACAAGAAGATCGAGGAATCGTGCAAGCGCCTGTCCTGCGTGTACCCGACCATTTGCTCGAACCTCAACACCGACCACAGCAAGCTGATCCAGCTCTACCGCAAGGCGCGCGCCATCCCCGGCGTGAAGAAAATCCTGATCAGTTCCGGCCTGCGCTACGACCTCGCCGTGCGCTCGCCCGAATACGTCAAGGAACTGGTGACACACCACGTCGGCGGCTTGCTGAAGATCGCGCCGGAACATTCCGAAGACGGCCCGCTGTCGAAGATGATGAAGCCCGGCATGGGCGCCTACCACCGCTTCAAGGAATTGTTCGAGAAGTATTCGAAGGAAGCCGGCAAGGAACAGTACCTGATTCCCTACTTCATCGCCGCCCACCCCGGCACCACCGATGAAGACATGCTGAACCTGGCGCTGTGGCTGAAGAAAAACGACTTCCGCCTCGACCAGGTGCAGACCTTCCTGCCCACGCCGATGGCGCTGGCGACCACCATGTACCACACAAGGAAGAATCCGCTGCACAAGGTGACCGGGGATTCGGAAGCCGTGGAGACGCCGCGCCTGGGCAAGGTGCGCAAGCTGCACAAGGCCTTCCTGCGCTACCACGACCCGGAAAACTGGCCGATCCTGCGCGAAGCCCTGCAGAAGATGGGACGCTCCGACCTGATCGGCAGCGGCGACCGCTGCCTGGTGCCGCGCAATACCGCGCCGAGCACAGCACTGAGCGCCATCGAAAAGCGCAAGGAAAGCCCGGCGCCGGCCAGGGTGGCCAAGCAATTCGGCCTGCCCAGGCCGCGTGACGGCGCCGCTATTGCGCGCACGCCGGCGGGCGGCCGACTGCAGCGCAAGGGCGCAGGCCAGGCAACCGCGACTGCAGCGACCGGCAGGTCCGACAGGTCCGGCAAGCCTGCCCGCAGCGGCAGGAAATAA
- a CDS encoding HPP family protein, translating into MRNILSRGRSLSSWIKSFLPQPVPINGAERLRACCGALFGILLTGLATRLALGPGAAVPLLIAPMGASAILLFAVPSSPLAQPWSIIGGNTLSAAIGVAIAGWVVDPLWGSAIALTLAIAAMLALRCLHPPSGAIALMAVLGGPAVRALGYGFVLMPVALNSVLLLLLALFFNNATGRRYPHALQPEHANLHRTADAPPIDRLGFTPQDLDDVLKQYNQMLDISRDDLEELFMQTERHAFRRRLGEITCADIMSRDVITVEFGTPLDEAWNLLHWHRIKALPVVNRARRVVGIVTLVDFLKHANPDKFGSVNDKLRQLVRPSGETHTDKPDVVGQIMSKGVLTASTDTHIVELVPVLSNGGKHHVPVVDVEGRLAGMLTQSDLIAALYRGQLLDPGVAA; encoded by the coding sequence ATGCGCAATATTCTGTCGCGCGGCCGGTCCCTGTCGTCCTGGATCAAATCCTTTTTGCCGCAACCGGTGCCGATCAATGGCGCGGAGCGCCTGCGCGCTTGTTGCGGCGCCTTGTTCGGCATCCTCCTGACGGGTCTGGCGACACGGCTGGCGCTGGGGCCGGGCGCTGCCGTGCCGTTGTTGATCGCGCCGATGGGCGCGTCGGCGATCTTGCTGTTTGCCGTGCCATCCAGCCCCCTGGCGCAACCCTGGTCCATCATTGGGGGTAATACGCTATCGGCGGCGATCGGGGTTGCCATTGCCGGCTGGGTCGTCGATCCGCTCTGGGGTTCGGCGATCGCGCTGACCCTGGCGATTGCGGCGATGCTGGCCTTGCGCTGCCTGCACCCGCCCAGCGGCGCCATTGCGCTGATGGCCGTGCTGGGCGGGCCGGCGGTGCGGGCGCTGGGCTATGGCTTCGTGCTGATGCCGGTGGCGCTCAATTCGGTATTGCTCTTGTTGCTGGCGCTGTTCTTCAACAATGCGACCGGGCGCCGCTATCCGCACGCCTTGCAGCCCGAGCATGCGAATCTCCACCGTACCGCCGATGCACCGCCGATCGACCGCCTCGGCTTCACGCCGCAGGATCTGGATGATGTGCTCAAACAATACAACCAGATGCTGGATATCAGCCGCGACGACCTGGAAGAACTGTTCATGCAAACCGAGCGGCATGCGTTCCGCCGTCGCCTGGGCGAGATTACCTGCGCCGACATCATGTCGCGCGACGTCATCACGGTCGAATTCGGCACGCCGCTGGACGAAGCCTGGAATTTGCTGCACTGGCATCGGATCAAGGCACTGCCGGTGGTCAACCGGGCGCGGCGGGTGGTGGGCATCGTCACCCTGGTGGATTTCCTGAAGCACGCCAATCCCGATAAATTCGGCAGCGTCAACGACAAGCTGCGGCAACTGGTGCGGCCCAGCGGCGAGACACATACCGACAAGCCGGACGTGGTGGGGCAAATCATGAGCAAGGGCGTGCTGACTGCCAGCACGGATACGCACATCGTCGAACTGGTGCCTGTGCTGTCGAACGGCGGCAAGCACCATGTGCCTGTAGTGGATGTCGAAGGGCGTCTGGCGGGCATGCTGACGCAGTCGGACCTGATCGCCGCGCTGTATCGCGGGCAACTGCTGGATCCAGGCGTTGCCGCCTGA